In Chengkuizengella sediminis, one DNA window encodes the following:
- a CDS encoding glycerol-3-phosphate dehydrogenase/oxidase produces the protein MNNREEVWDQLSEPWDVIVIGGGITGAGILRKAASQGLRCLLLEKKDFAWGTSSRSGKLVHGGLRYLKQGQLKTTWHSVHEREKLLSECDGLVEPLGILMPFYEENRFDPILLKAGLTLYDMMAHRKNHRSYDPENISKMAPGIKQTGLSTGLQYYDARTDDARLVLRVLKDGELLGGTAINYCSVEELCRDQNGHVRGVTVKDIMSNKTKEVFGKIVVNATGVWVDQLRAQVGETPKMRPLRGSHLIIPNWRLPLAQAISFTHPEDGRYIYALPWEGVTLVGTTDIDHKDSLNVEPSISFEEGKYLLEALNDMFPSFQLKAEDILSTFAGVRPVIHTGKKDPSKESRDHCIWEEHGLLTVTGGKLTTFDLLSREVLDKIKPQITHINEYHNKIQDTQQNMTDHTILQSHLGESMTRRLYGRYGNRWDSFIEEIEENGCEFIPSTNILWSELRWAARHESISHLDDLLLRRVRIGMLLPSGGREIINRLKEEIQPVLNWDEEHWNDEITRYHKIWKNNYSPDLILK, from the coding sequence ATGAATAACCGCGAAGAAGTCTGGGATCAATTAAGTGAACCATGGGATGTCATCGTGATTGGTGGAGGAATTACTGGGGCCGGAATTTTGAGAAAAGCAGCTAGTCAAGGTCTCCGCTGTTTACTTTTAGAAAAAAAAGATTTTGCATGGGGAACATCCAGTCGTTCAGGTAAACTAGTACATGGTGGTTTACGTTATTTAAAACAAGGGCAATTGAAAACCACCTGGCATTCCGTTCATGAAAGAGAAAAGTTACTCAGTGAATGTGATGGTCTTGTAGAGCCTCTTGGAATTTTAATGCCTTTTTATGAGGAAAATCGATTTGACCCTATTTTGTTAAAAGCAGGATTAACCCTGTATGACATGATGGCACATCGAAAAAATCATCGTAGTTATGATCCTGAGAACATAAGCAAAATGGCGCCAGGAATTAAACAAACAGGTCTAAGCACAGGTTTACAATATTATGATGCAAGGACAGATGATGCAAGGCTCGTATTAAGAGTGTTAAAAGATGGAGAGTTACTAGGGGGCACTGCAATAAACTATTGCTCAGTGGAAGAACTATGTCGAGATCAAAATGGTCATGTGCGCGGAGTCACAGTGAAAGATATAATGTCAAATAAAACAAAAGAAGTATTTGGGAAAATAGTTGTGAATGCAACTGGGGTCTGGGTAGATCAACTCCGAGCTCAGGTAGGTGAGACACCAAAAATGCGTCCCTTACGTGGAAGTCACTTGATTATCCCGAATTGGCGTCTACCACTAGCGCAGGCTATCAGCTTCACGCATCCAGAAGATGGACGTTATATTTATGCACTACCATGGGAAGGTGTTACCTTAGTTGGAACAACAGATATTGATCATAAAGATTCTCTAAATGTAGAACCGAGTATAAGTTTTGAAGAAGGAAAATACTTGTTAGAAGCCCTTAATGATATGTTTCCTTCGTTTCAACTAAAAGCTGAAGATATTTTATCAACATTTGCTGGTGTAAGACCAGTCATTCATACAGGCAAAAAAGATCCCTCTAAAGAATCAAGAGATCATTGTATATGGGAAGAACACGGTTTGTTAACAGTAACAGGTGGGAAATTAACCACCTTCGATTTATTATCTCGTGAAGTCTTAGATAAAATAAAACCACAAATAACCCATATTAATGAATATCATAATAAAATCCAGGATACACAACAAAATATGACAGATCATACAATACTCCAGTCCCATTTAGGGGAATCTATGACACGTCGGTTATACGGACGTTACGGAAATAGATGGGATAGTTTTATAGAAGAAATTGAAGAAAATGGTTGTGAATTTATACCTAGTACGAATATATTATGGTCAGAGCTTCGATGGGCAGCACGACATGAATCTATTTCTCATTTAGATGATCTATTACTGCGAAGAGTACGTATTGGTATGTTATTACCTTCTGGAGGAAGAGAAATAATAAATCGTTTAAAAGAAGAGATTCAACCTGTGCTAAACTGGGATGAGGAACATTGGAATGATGAAATAACTCGTTACCATAAAATATGGAAAAATAACTACAGTCCTGATTTAATACTAAAATGA